AGTACGGCTGGGAAGACTTCGAGGACGTCCAGGTCCTGGGAATCAGCCGGGACGGCCCCTACGCGCAGAACGACTTCCTCCGCTGGCTCGGCCGCCCGCCCTTCGAGATGTTCGCCGACGTGAACGGCGGCGTCTCCGAGGCGCTGGACCTGCTGACCGAGCGCGAGCACATGGCGAACGTCGCCACGCCCTGGCGGTCGGTGTTCGTCGTGGACCCGGAGCTGAACGTACAGTACGCCTACGTCGCCGACGAGTGGATCGGGCCGCTGCCGCACGAGGACGTGGAGGACGCCGTCGCGCAGCTCTAATCGGTTCGGGTTTCGAGACCGGCTGTGGTCGCCGTGTCGGTAGCGGTCGGCCGATGTGACGCCGGATTCAGAGTGACCGTCGAGACCACGACGTCCGACGCCCTGTATTCCAGCCCGTAGAGGTCGCCGTCGTACTTCAGGTAGGCCGACTGTGCGACCCACTTCGGGGGATCGCCCGGGTAGGCCTCGGCCTGGCGTTCCAGGGCGTCACGGATCGTCCCCGCCAGAGCACCCATCCCCCGGTCGACCGCTGCCGTCACAGTCCCCTGCAGACACACGATGTATTCCCCTTCGTGCATCGTAGTCCGGAGCACGTCCCGTACCGCCTCCGGTTGTTCAGAATACGCTATCGGGAACAGATGTCGTCGCCGTTGCCGTGACGGTGAGACCCGCTCCGCCGAGAGTCGGTGGGGCATCACCTGCCGACAGCCGGGTGTTCGGCCATCCCCGGCCGACTGGTCCAGGCCAAGACAGCCCGCGCTTCCCAGTGTAGTTACGGCCAGGCTCACGAGCAACTCACGTCGGTTCACGTCGGCGAAACAACTGGTCCTGGAATGGGTCTTGTGGTCTCTCAGTCCGCGCTGGCTTCCTCGCCGTAGATGGCCTGGACTTTGTGGAAGAACTCGTCGCGGATGTTCCGGCGCTTGAGCTTCATCGAGGAGGTCAGCATGTCGTTCTCCGGCGTCCACTCGACGTGGACCAGTTCGAACTGCTTGATCTGCTCGTGTTTCTCGAACCCCTCGTTGACCTCGTCGACCGCTTCGGCGACCCACTCCCGGACGCGCTCGTCGTCGCAGATGTCGTCCGGGTCTTCGGGCAGGTCGATCCCCGCCTCGTCGGCCCAGCGCTCGATGGCCTCGAAGTCGGGGACGATCAGCGCACTGACGAACTTCTGCTCGTCGCCCATGACCATCACCTGATCGACCCGCTCGCTGGTCGCGAACGCGCCCTCGATGGGGCCGGGCGCGACGTTCTTCCCGGTCGAGAGGACCAGCAACTGCTTGAG
Above is a genomic segment from Halorientalis sp. LT38 containing:
- a CDS encoding peroxiredoxin family protein → MPPAEGDELPDFEALCCDGETFRSTHLSDAVGDRGAVLVSTGFVYSAIAQNWWKRFQKYGWEDFEDVQVLGISRDGPYAQNDFLRWLGRPPFEMFADVNGGVSEALDLLTEREHMANVATPWRSVFVVDPELNVQYAYVADEWIGPLPHEDVEDAVAQL